One window of Acidobacteriota bacterium genomic DNA carries:
- the hutI gene encoding imidazolonepropionase, with protein MPLLTNIAALAACREGGGQGEIHLIEDAALAWEGKDITWVGPRSERPACLSDEPTQDARGALVVPGLVDCHTHLAFGGWRADEFAQRIGGRSYLDIARAGGGIARTVRQTRQTSFDDLLARSRGFLDQMARLGVTTVECKSGYGLDLANELKLLKVYRRLSQSHPLRIVPTFLGAHVVPPEMRDDRQGYIRLLIEEMIPGVAEEGLAGFCDVFVEDTAFSLEEARSIFQAGLGQGLRPKLHADQLSDSGGATLAAQVGAASADHLECISNQGIQDMAKAGVVAVSLPLASLYLNQPVMPARKLIEAGAAVAVATDFNPGSAPSFHLPLAMMLACTQQRMTPAQVLKGATLYAARALCLEDRIGSLEPGKSADFALIEAPSVDHWLYHFRPNACLATYRAGQKIAAG; from the coding sequence CCCTGGCGGCGTGCCGGGAGGGAGGCGGCCAAGGCGAGATCCATCTCATCGAGGACGCCGCACTGGCCTGGGAAGGCAAAGACATCACCTGGGTGGGGCCGCGTTCAGAGCGGCCTGCGTGCTTGAGCGATGAGCCCACCCAGGACGCCCGCGGCGCACTGGTGGTGCCGGGACTCGTCGACTGCCACACCCACCTGGCCTTCGGCGGCTGGAGAGCCGACGAATTCGCCCAGCGCATCGGCGGACGCTCCTACCTCGATATCGCCCGCGCCGGAGGCGGAATCGCCCGCACCGTCCGCCAGACCCGCCAAACCTCTTTCGACGACCTGCTGGCCCGCAGCCGCGGCTTCCTCGACCAGATGGCCCGCCTGGGCGTCACCACGGTGGAATGCAAGAGCGGCTATGGACTCGATCTCGCAAACGAACTCAAGCTGCTCAAGGTCTACCGCCGGCTTTCCCAGTCCCACCCCTTGCGCATCGTCCCCACCTTTCTGGGGGCCCATGTGGTGCCTCCCGAGATGCGCGACGACCGCCAGGGCTACATCCGGCTGCTCATCGAGGAGATGATCCCGGGGGTGGCCGAGGAAGGTCTGGCCGGCTTCTGCGACGTTTTCGTCGAAGACACGGCTTTCAGCCTTGAAGAAGCCCGCTCCATCTTCCAGGCCGGACTGGGCCAGGGGCTGCGGCCCAAGCTGCACGCCGACCAGTTGAGCGATAGCGGCGGCGCCACCCTGGCGGCCCAAGTGGGCGCCGCCTCGGCCGATCACCTGGAGTGCATTTCCAATCAGGGCATTCAAGACATGGCCAAGGCCGGAGTGGTGGCGGTCAGCCTGCCGCTGGCCTCGCTCTACCTCAACCAACCTGTCATGCCCGCCCGCAAACTCATCGAGGCAGGAGCGGCCGTGGCCGTGGCCACCGATTTCAATCCCGGATCGGCTCCCAGCTTCCACCTCCCCTTGGCCATGATGCTGGCCTGCACCCAGCAGCGCATGACGCCCGCCCAAGTCCTCAAAGGCGCTACTCTCTACGCCGCCCGCGCCCTCTGTCTGGAGGATCGAATCGGCAGCCTGGAGCCGGGGAAGTCGGCCGACTTCGCCCTCATCGAGGCCCCCTCGGTCGACCACTGGCTCTACCACTTCCGTCCCAACGCTTGCCTCGCCACCTACCGCGCCGGCCAAAAGATCGCGGCGGGATGA